The following coding sequences are from one SAR86 cluster bacterium window:
- the map gene encoding type I methionyl aminopeptidase — protein MIKSSEDIKKMREAGKIAAKTLEMIEEFIKPGVSTGELDSICHKFITEDQKCIPAPLNYKGFPKSICTSVNQVVCHGIPSETKILKNGDIMNIDVTVIKDGFHGDTSKMFFVGKEKPHTKKLVETTQKCMYEAIKIVRPGVRLGDIGHKIQTIAENNHYSVVRDYCGHGIGRVFHEDPQILHYGQPNTGLALKEGMCFTIEPMINIGTYKTKLSKQDGWTVETLDGRLSAQWEHTILVTPDGFEVLTIREEELIQ, from the coding sequence ATGATAAAAAGTTCAGAAGACATAAAAAAAATGAGAGAAGCAGGCAAAATAGCTGCTAAAACTCTTGAAATGATCGAAGAATTCATCAAGCCTGGTGTAAGTACAGGAGAACTTGATAGCATTTGTCATAAATTCATCACGGAAGACCAAAAATGTATTCCAGCACCGCTCAATTATAAAGGCTTCCCTAAGTCTATTTGCACTTCTGTCAATCAAGTGGTGTGTCATGGAATTCCAAGTGAAACAAAAATTTTGAAAAACGGTGACATAATGAATATCGACGTTACCGTTATCAAAGATGGGTTCCATGGAGATACGAGTAAAATGTTTTTTGTTGGAAAAGAAAAGCCCCATACTAAAAAATTAGTAGAAACGACTCAAAAATGCATGTACGAAGCCATCAAAATTGTTCGTCCGGGAGTAAGACTAGGAGACATTGGACACAAAATCCAGACAATTGCAGAAAATAATCATTATTCTGTCGTAAGAGACTATTGTGGTCACGGAATTGGAAGAGTCTTTCACGAAGATCCTCAAATACTTCATTATGGCCAGCCAAATACTGGTTTAGCATTAAAAGAAGGAATGTGTTTTACGATAGAGCCAATGATAAATATCGGAACATACAAAACTAAATTATCTAAACAAGATGGATGGACAGTTGAAACACTCGATGGGAGGCTGTCCGCTCAATGGGAGCACACAATATTAGTTACTCCTGATGGATTCGAAGTTCTAACAATTCGTGAAGAAGAATTAATACAATGA
- a CDS encoding aminotransferase class I/II-fold pyridoxal phosphate-dependent enzyme, translating to MNPLISEVNSYPFDRLRKLLSKSSPKRYKNNFINLSIGEPKQDSNKEILKILKKNEKLFSQYPPIESIRDLTNSYKTYLNKRFGVSNIENENILNLGGTREGTFSVIQSLFNRSLKLKKPFIYMPNPFYQIYGGASLFAGAISKYINLNEEKDFILDLDSVSENQWRKCQILIMCSPSNPTGSVMKREEILKVIKLSRKYNFYIVSDECYIDIYRKKPPESFIQVSIEKYGNMRNIVSLHSLSKRSNLPGFRSGMICGDKKLINNFKKYRAFHGVSIPLPIQMASSAAWKDEKTVFKNRDFYKKNFELAKKILNYDAPEGAFYMWLKTEDGEKFSKTLFIEKNIVTLPGKYLAVSKNGKNPAENYVRIALVHNKKIVKEALEKISEIL from the coding sequence ATGAACCCTCTTATTTCTGAAGTAAATTCTTATCCATTTGATAGATTGCGAAAACTTTTGAGTAAATCATCGCCAAAAAGATATAAAAACAACTTCATAAATTTATCTATAGGAGAACCTAAGCAAGATTCAAACAAAGAAATCTTAAAAATTTTAAAAAAAAATGAAAAACTTTTTTCTCAGTACCCTCCAATTGAAAGTATTCGAGATCTAACCAATAGTTATAAAACGTATTTGAATAAAAGATTTGGTGTTTCAAATATCGAAAATGAAAATATTCTAAATTTAGGTGGAACTAGAGAAGGCACCTTTTCAGTTATTCAATCTTTGTTTAACAGATCTTTAAAATTAAAAAAGCCGTTTATTTATATGCCGAATCCTTTCTATCAAATTTATGGAGGTGCATCTTTATTTGCTGGTGCAATTTCTAAATATATAAATTTAAATGAAGAAAAAGATTTTATCCTTGACCTAGATTCTGTTAGTGAAAACCAGTGGCGAAAGTGTCAAATTCTAATAATGTGCTCCCCTTCCAACCCCACAGGAAGCGTCATGAAGAGAGAAGAAATTTTAAAAGTTATTAAACTTTCTAGGAAATATAATTTTTATATTGTCAGTGATGAATGTTACATAGATATCTATCGTAAAAAACCTCCAGAAAGTTTTATTCAAGTATCCATTGAAAAGTACGGAAACATGAGGAATATTGTTTCTCTCCATAGTTTATCCAAAAGATCAAACCTACCGGGATTTAGGTCTGGAATGATTTGTGGAGACAAAAAACTCATAAACAATTTTAAAAAGTATAGAGCCTTTCATGGGGTAAGCATTCCTTTGCCAATTCAGATGGCGAGTTCAGCTGCTTGGAAGGATGAAAAAACAGTATTTAAGAATCGAGATTTTTACAAAAAAAATTTTGAACTTGCAAAGAAAATTCTTAATTATGACGCTCCTGAAGGAGCCTTTTATATGTGGTTAAAAACTGAAGATGGTGAAAAATTTTCTAAAACTTTGTTTATTGAAAAGAATATTGTTACTCTTCCTGGAAAATACCTTGCTGTTTCCAAAAATGGTAAGAATCCAGCTGAGAACTATGTAAGAATTGCTTTAGTTCACAACAAAAAAATAGTTAAAGAGGCTTTGGAAAAAATTTCAGAAATTTTATGA
- a CDS encoding tetrahydrodipicolinate N-succinyltransferase N-terminal domain-containing protein — MTNKTWRGYGLGTKNKKGAFIEMYFAPENIAETTKVVVDPDDEIIKKFEIVFVSDDKPPETVSEAYLKLHLLSLRKVKPNETNLDGIFNILPNVAWTSLGPVDAEELSNFLFKNKEKGIPVKVFSIDKFPCLTDYVSLSDVRIADASRVRLGAYLGPGTTVMHEGFVNFNSGTLGEAMVEGRISQGVVVAENSDIGGGASTMGTLSGGNEIKISVGKNCLLGANSGLGIPLGDRCTIEAGLYLTSGSKVEILGENGDVETSSKASDLANKPDLLFFRNSLTGAIQCKRNKNVNKLNKDLHDN, encoded by the coding sequence ATGACAAATAAGACTTGGCGAGGTTATGGCTTGGGTACCAAAAACAAGAAAGGTGCCTTTATTGAAATGTATTTTGCACCAGAAAATATTGCAGAAACAACGAAAGTAGTCGTTGATCCCGATGATGAAATTATTAAAAAATTTGAAATAGTTTTTGTATCGGACGATAAGCCGCCTGAAACAGTCAGCGAGGCTTATCTAAAACTTCATTTATTATCTTTAAGAAAGGTTAAGCCAAATGAGACAAACTTGGATGGTATTTTTAACATTCTTCCAAATGTTGCCTGGACATCTCTTGGACCTGTTGATGCTGAAGAGCTTTCTAATTTTCTCTTTAAAAACAAAGAAAAAGGTATTCCGGTTAAAGTTTTCTCTATAGATAAATTCCCTTGTTTGACCGACTATGTTTCTTTGAGTGATGTTAGAATTGCAGATGCAAGTCGTGTAAGGCTAGGAGCATATCTTGGTCCAGGGACTACCGTAATGCATGAAGGATTCGTCAACTTTAATTCCGGAACACTTGGTGAAGCTATGGTTGAAGGAAGAATTTCTCAAGGAGTTGTAGTAGCTGAAAATTCTGACATTGGAGGAGGTGCCTCTACTATGGGTACTCTTTCAGGAGGAAATGAAATCAAAATTTCTGTTGGAAAAAATTGTCTTTTAGGAGCAAATTCCGGATTGGGTATTCCTTTAGGCGATAGGTGCACTATAGAAGCAGGATTGTATTTAACAAGTGGTTCAAAAGTTGAAATTCTTGGCGAAAATGGTGATGTAGAAACTTCTTCAAAAGCCAGCGACTTAGCAAATAAACCTGACCTTTTATTTTTTAGAAATTCATTGACTGGTGCTATCCAGTGTAAAAGAAATAAAAATGTAAATAAGCTTAATAAAGATCTGCATGACAATTGA
- a CDS encoding RDD family protein — MTIEESYEEEYKPASFLRRILALFYDTLLLTGIILGYLLVVTLMFGDTFESISERIFLQFSYLILGVIFFTYFWKVNKGQTLGMQVWKIRIVGDENKEPSTKNLIYRSLFGLVFNLAFGSNYLFIFFNKDKKSINDLLSKTKTIKIN; from the coding sequence ATGACAATTGAAGAGTCTTATGAAGAAGAATATAAGCCAGCTAGCTTTTTAAGAAGAATATTAGCTCTTTTCTACGATACTCTGTTACTGACCGGAATCATATTGGGGTACTTGCTGGTAGTTACTCTAATGTTTGGTGATACTTTTGAAAGCATTTCAGAAAGAATATTTTTACAATTTTCTTACTTAATCTTAGGCGTAATTTTTTTTACTTATTTTTGGAAAGTTAACAAAGGACAAACGTTGGGAATGCAAGTCTGGAAAATAAGAATAGTTGGAGATGAGAATAAAGAACCCTCTACAAAAAATCTAATTTATAGAAGCTTATTTGGTTTGGTTTTCAATCTAGCTTTTGGGTCAAATTATTTGTTTATTTTTTTTAATAAAGATAAAAAATCCATCAACGATTTGCTGTCAAAAACAAAAACAATAAAAATTAATTAA